The Hydrogenobacter thermophilus TK-6 genome window below encodes:
- the aroA gene encoding 3-phosphoshikimate 1-carboxyvinyltransferase, protein MYKLKKAKSVKGELRVPSDKSISHRAVILSAIAEGKSVIRNWLSSEDTLATLQIAKALGTKVETKGNELMITGRDFNFCEPDYVLDARNSGTTARLFLGVLATQEFFSVITGDESLRNRPMLRVVEPLRQMGAFLDGREKGNKLPICVRGGKLKGVSFFNKRASAQVKSSLLLAGLKAEGITEITEPYLSRDHTERMLKLFGANITQLEGSSGHIIKIAGGQKLYGCEVLCPADPSSAAFFVALATLLEDSQLILKDVLINPTRDGFFRKLRQMGAYVEYANVREVSGEPVADIVVEGGRKLKGLNITKEDVPSLIDELPLLALVMSLAEGSSIVKGAEELRFKESDRIKAVVENLRSMGANIEEYQDGFYIEGVEKLKGANIKTYSDHRIAMTFSVAGLVAEGETTIDNPECVSVSYPNFYEDLNKIILQT, encoded by the coding sequence ATGTACAAACTTAAAAAAGCAAAGTCGGTAAAAGGTGAGCTGAGAGTCCCCTCCGACAAGTCCATATCCCACAGGGCTGTTATCCTGTCCGCCATTGCAGAAGGAAAAAGTGTGATAAGAAACTGGCTAAGTTCGGAAGATACGCTGGCAACTCTTCAAATAGCTAAGGCGCTGGGGACAAAAGTAGAAACAAAAGGAAATGAACTTATGATTACTGGCAGAGATTTTAACTTTTGCGAACCAGACTATGTTTTGGATGCAAGAAATTCGGGAACTACCGCAAGGCTCTTTTTGGGAGTGCTTGCCACACAGGAGTTTTTCAGTGTTATTACTGGAGATGAAAGCCTCAGAAACAGACCCATGCTAAGGGTGGTAGAACCTCTCAGGCAAATGGGTGCTTTTCTGGACGGAAGGGAAAAAGGGAACAAACTCCCCATATGTGTCAGAGGAGGCAAGTTAAAGGGTGTATCCTTTTTTAACAAGCGTGCTTCTGCACAGGTAAAGTCCTCCCTTTTGCTGGCAGGTCTGAAAGCCGAAGGCATAACAGAAATAACCGAGCCGTATCTTTCAAGGGATCACACAGAGAGGATGCTTAAACTCTTTGGAGCTAATATCACGCAGTTAGAAGGCAGTAGCGGACACATAATAAAAATAGCAGGAGGACAAAAGCTTTATGGCTGTGAAGTCTTATGCCCTGCCGATCCTTCTTCCGCAGCCTTCTTTGTAGCACTTGCCACTCTTTTGGAAGACTCTCAGCTGATTCTTAAGGATGTTCTTATAAATCCTACAAGGGACGGCTTTTTTAGAAAGCTCAGGCAGATGGGTGCTTATGTAGAGTATGCCAATGTTAGGGAGGTCTCAGGTGAGCCTGTGGCAGACATAGTGGTAGAGGGAGGGAGAAAACTAAAAGGTCTAAACATAACCAAAGAGGATGTGCCTTCCTTGATAGATGAACTACCTCTTTTGGCTCTGGTTATGTCCTTAGCAGAAGGGTCTTCAATAGTAAAAGGTGCGGAGGAGCTGAGATTTAAAGAGAGTGATAGGATTAAGGCGGTGGTAGAAAACTTAAGGAGCATGGGAGCCAACATTGAGGAGTACCAAGACGGTTTTTACATAGAAGGAGTAGAAAAACTGAAAGGTGCTAACATAAAGACATACTCAGACCACCGCATAGCCATGACCTTTTCCGTAGCAGGACTTGTAGCCGAAGGAGAAACCACCATAGACAATCCCGAATGCGTATCTGTATCTTACCCCAACTTTTATGAAGACTTAAACAAGATCATCCTCCAAACCTGA
- a CDS encoding DUF4149 domain-containing protein yields MGIKEFMLFLHIIFASFWVGGMIFLVLVLSPFVRKLPIRDQAFQEVGRRFSFYGTLLTLLGLFITGLFNIHYILGFPNLFNFSNQYTLTLWHKIGLFLIVVVVSLVHDLYFGKRALESGFYRIMARILGFVNLILGLAIVYFAVVLRFGG; encoded by the coding sequence ATGGGTATAAAGGAGTTTATGCTCTTCCTTCACATAATCTTTGCAAGCTTTTGGGTTGGTGGAATGATCTTTTTAGTACTTGTGCTATCACCCTTTGTCAGAAAGCTACCTATTAGAGATCAGGCTTTTCAGGAGGTGGGTAGGCGTTTTAGTTTTTATGGAACTCTTCTGACACTGTTGGGGCTTTTTATAACTGGTCTTTTTAACATACATTACATACTTGGCTTTCCTAACTTGTTTAACTTCTCAAACCAGTATACGCTTACCCTTTGGCACAAAATAGGCCTCTTCTTAATAGTTGTGGTAGTTTCTCTTGTGCATGATCTTTACTTTGGAAAGAGAGCTTTAGAGAGTGGCTTTTATAGGATAATGGCTCGTATTCTGGGCTTTGTTAATCTTATTTTAGGACTTGCTATAGTTTATTTTGCAGTCGTTCTCAGGTTTGGAGGATGA
- a CDS encoding UDP-N-acetylmuramoyl-tripeptide--D-alanyl-D-alanine ligase, which yields MGELSARELASICRGKLYGESTTFSGFCIDSREVKEGNVFVALRGGRHDGHDFAQEAFSRGAVGAIVQRGIKVPKGKFYVLVDDTLEALRRIALYRRRLFTGRVIGVAGSAGKTTTKEMIAFLLSKIGKVCKTPKNYNSQIGLPFSIANFEEDCQFWVVEMGASQKGDVKNLVKLAKPHVRVITAIGEEHLETFGCLDDVIVGNGEIFEDMQERDVAVLPKYVSHCYELKNVITFGEGGDLQATNIKLSKEGITFQVEDVSLSLRVPSLAVLENALCSLGVLKALGYNWKELSHHLANFSPAPQRFHLIRKGSFLIIDDTYNANPPSVRKALLSLSLFDGYRIALLGDMLELGPMSEAYHREVGKLCAELGIDACIFYGTHMRFAYEECLRHGVLCYHSSSKEEALRYLSSLIREGSVILVKGSRGMKMEDLVREI from the coding sequence ATGGGAGAGTTAAGCGCGCGGGAGCTTGCCAGCATTTGCAGAGGAAAACTCTACGGAGAAAGCACCACCTTCTCAGGATTTTGCATAGACAGCAGGGAAGTAAAGGAAGGAAATGTTTTTGTAGCTTTGAGAGGAGGCAGGCACGATGGTCACGACTTTGCTCAGGAAGCTTTTTCAAGGGGGGCGGTGGGAGCAATAGTCCAGCGAGGGATAAAAGTTCCCAAAGGAAAGTTTTATGTGCTGGTGGATGACACGCTTGAAGCTTTAAGAAGAATAGCTCTCTATAGGAGAAGGCTATTTACTGGCAGAGTTATAGGTGTGGCTGGGTCCGCCGGGAAAACCACCACCAAGGAGATGATAGCCTTCTTGCTCTCAAAGATAGGTAAGGTATGTAAAACTCCAAAAAACTATAACTCTCAGATAGGTTTACCTTTCTCTATAGCTAACTTTGAGGAGGACTGCCAGTTTTGGGTGGTGGAGATGGGAGCAAGTCAGAAGGGTGATGTCAAAAACCTTGTAAAATTAGCAAAGCCACATGTGAGGGTAATAACCGCAATAGGTGAAGAACACTTGGAAACCTTTGGATGCTTGGATGATGTAATTGTGGGAAATGGGGAGATATTTGAGGATATGCAAGAAAGAGATGTGGCGGTTTTGCCCAAGTATGTATCCCACTGCTATGAGCTAAAAAATGTCATAACTTTTGGTGAGGGTGGAGACCTGCAAGCAACCAATATAAAGCTCAGCAAAGAAGGAATAACTTTCCAAGTGGAGGATGTTAGCTTGAGCTTAAGAGTCCCCAGCTTAGCCGTCTTAGAGAATGCCCTCTGCAGTCTGGGAGTTTTAAAGGCTCTGGGTTATAACTGGAAAGAGCTATCGCATCACCTTGCCAACTTTTCCCCAGCACCACAGCGATTTCATCTTATAAGGAAAGGGTCATTCTTGATAATAGATGATACCTACAATGCCAATCCACCTTCTGTGAGAAAAGCCCTCTTATCTCTATCTTTGTTTGATGGATACAGGATAGCTCTTCTGGGAGATATGCTTGAGCTTGGTCCCATGTCAGAAGCCTATCACAGAGAGGTAGGCAAACTCTGTGCAGAGCTTGGGATAGATGCGTGTATATTCTACGGCACACACATGCGCTTTGCTTATGAGGAATGCCTACGGCACGGCGTCCTTTGCTATCATAGCTCTTCAAAGGAGGAGGCTTTAAGATACCTGTCAAGTCTTATAAGAGAGGGAAGCGTTATACTTGTAAAGGGGTCAAGGGGCATGAAGATGGAAGACTTAGTGAGGGAGATATAA